One genomic window of Actinoalloteichus hoggarensis includes the following:
- a CDS encoding SDR family NAD(P)-dependent oxidoreductase, whose protein sequence is MTRRAVVTAGTGGIGLETAVGLARTGLAVTVVGRDAERGARALDRIGAVATEAAPMFVAADLSSLDDVRSLADRLAAEGPLTLLVNNIGGMFAEHGRTVDGIEKSFVLNHLSSYLLTELLLESLSAAESSRIVNISSGAVRAAKAVFDAAEPPGRYYGFHWYGRGKLANLAYTWELAERLGDTGIAVFAADPGGAATDMTDGTMRSPRIVSPALRLVWPVVDRVFRRSTSRPASSAARSPIFAATDASLAGRTGLLIGPESRPVTPLRSSTDPRTIGDVRRLSRTLAPL, encoded by the coding sequence ATGACCAGACGGGCAGTGGTGACGGCGGGCACCGGAGGAATCGGCCTGGAGACCGCGGTCGGGTTGGCGAGGACCGGTCTCGCCGTCACCGTGGTCGGCCGCGACGCCGAGCGCGGCGCCCGCGCGCTGGACCGGATCGGCGCGGTCGCCACCGAAGCCGCGCCCATGTTCGTGGCGGCCGACCTCTCCTCACTCGACGACGTACGGTCGCTCGCCGACCGGCTCGCGGCCGAGGGGCCGCTGACGCTGCTGGTCAACAACATCGGCGGGATGTTCGCGGAACACGGCCGGACCGTCGACGGCATCGAGAAGAGCTTCGTCCTCAATCACCTCTCCTCGTATCTGCTCACCGAGCTGCTGCTGGAATCGTTGAGCGCGGCGGAATCCAGTCGGATCGTGAACATCAGCTCCGGCGCGGTGCGGGCCGCGAAAGCCGTCTTCGACGCCGCCGAGCCGCCGGGCCGGTATTACGGCTTTCACTGGTACGGCCGGGGGAAGCTCGCCAACCTCGCCTACACCTGGGAGCTGGCCGAGCGGCTCGGCGACACCGGAATCGCGGTGTTCGCCGCCGACCCCGGCGGCGCGGCCACCGACATGACCGACGGCACGATGCGCTCACCCCGCATCGTCTCCCCGGCCTTACGCCTGGTGTGGCCCGTGGTCGATCGCGTCTTCCGGCGGTCCACCTCCCGGCCCGCGTCGTCGGCCGCCCGTTCGCCGATCTTCGCCGCCACCGATGCGTCGCTCGCCGGTCGGACCGGCCTGCTCATCGGCCCCGAATCCCGCCCGGTCACCCCCTTGCGCAGCAGCACCGACCCGCGCACGATCGGCGACGTCCGCAGGCTCAGCAGGACGTTGGCGCCGCTCTAG